A genomic region of Microlunatus sagamiharensis contains the following coding sequences:
- a CDS encoding methylated-DNA--[protein]-cysteine S-methyltransferase codes for MSERAAEAFDPTGSHLERLLGRLVDEADRRDGVDVGYRTVDGPVGPLLLAATPAGLVRVAFASEGEDAVLQELADRVSPRVLPLPARLDETARELDEYFAGRRHRFDVALDWQLSGGYRREVLSHLAVDVEYGRTTSYAGLAAMTGSPRAVRAVGTACATNPIPVVVPCHRVVRSDGSMGRYRGGEEAKHVLLELEGAR; via the coding sequence GTGAGCGAGCGCGCGGCCGAGGCGTTCGACCCGACCGGCAGCCACCTCGAGCGACTGCTCGGACGGCTGGTCGACGAGGCCGACCGCCGGGACGGGGTCGATGTCGGCTACCGCACCGTCGACGGCCCGGTGGGCCCGCTGCTCCTGGCCGCGACACCGGCCGGTCTGGTCCGGGTGGCCTTCGCCAGCGAGGGCGAGGACGCGGTGCTCCAGGAGCTGGCCGACCGGGTCAGCCCGCGGGTGCTGCCGCTTCCCGCCCGCCTCGACGAGACGGCCCGGGAGCTGGACGAGTACTTCGCCGGCCGGCGTCACCGCTTCGACGTCGCACTCGACTGGCAGCTCTCCGGCGGTTACCGCCGCGAGGTGCTCTCCCACCTCGCGGTGGACGTCGAGTACGGACGGACGACCTCGTATGCCGGGCTGGCGGCGATGACGGGCAGCCCACGGGCCGTCCGGGCCGTCGGCACAGCCTGCGCGACCAATCCCATCCCGGTCGTCGTCCCCTGCCACCGGGTGGTGCGCTCGGACGGGTCGATGGGCCGCTACCGCGGGGGTGAGGAGGCCAAGCACGTCCTGCTCGAGCTCGAGGGAGCGCGGTGA
- a CDS encoding SDR family oxidoreductase — MTDKVWFITGASRGFGREWSIAALERGDRVAATARDTSTLDDLVAKYGDALLPLQLDVTDRQADRAAVAQAHDHFGRLDVVINNAGYGHFGMVEELSEDELRGQLETNLFGAVWVTQAALPYLREQGSGHIIQVSSIGGISAFPGIGAYHASKWALEGISQSLAQEVAPLGIHVTLVEPGGFSTDWSGPSAKHSEENPAYEKAREAGRARRGGQTPGDPQASARALLKVVDAEQPPLRVFFGEAPLGIATKDYESRLATWNEWQPVALEAQG; from the coding sequence ATGACCGACAAGGTCTGGTTCATCACCGGCGCCTCCCGCGGCTTCGGCCGCGAGTGGAGCATCGCAGCCCTCGAGCGCGGCGACCGCGTCGCCGCGACCGCCCGCGACACCTCCACCCTCGACGACCTCGTCGCCAAGTACGGCGACGCCCTGCTGCCGCTGCAGCTCGACGTCACCGACCGCCAGGCCGACCGGGCTGCGGTCGCCCAGGCGCACGACCACTTCGGACGGCTCGACGTCGTCATCAACAACGCGGGCTACGGCCACTTCGGCATGGTCGAGGAGCTGAGCGAGGACGAGCTCCGCGGCCAGCTCGAGACCAACCTCTTCGGCGCCGTGTGGGTCACCCAGGCCGCCCTGCCCTACCTCCGCGAGCAGGGCTCGGGCCACATCATCCAGGTCTCCTCCATCGGCGGGATCAGCGCCTTCCCGGGCATCGGCGCCTACCACGCCTCCAAGTGGGCGCTCGAGGGCATCAGCCAGTCGCTCGCCCAGGAGGTCGCCCCCCTCGGTATCCACGTGACGCTCGTCGAGCCCGGCGGCTTCTCCACCGACTGGTCCGGCCCGTCGGCCAAGCACAGCGAGGAGAACCCGGCGTATGAGAAGGCCCGCGAGGCCGGCCGCGCCCGTCGTGGTGGCCAGACCCCGGGCGACCCGCAGGCCTCGGCCCGCGCCCTGCTCAAGGTGGTCGACGCGGAGCAGCCGCCGCTGCGCGTCTTCTTCGGCGAGGCCCCGCTCGGCATCGCGACCAAGGACTACGAGTCCCGCCTCGCGACCTGGAACGAGTGGCAGCCCGTCGCCCTCGAGGCGCAGGGCTGA
- a CDS encoding methylated-DNA--[protein]-cysteine S-methyltransferase: protein MTGTTTLEPALTTPAPATPPRRHAVLSTAVGELTLVAEGDGLVGVYFAEHHPAPDRDGFGATVDPAGDAVLAAAAQQLGDYVDGRRDSFDLPLRPAGSERARQVWELVAAVPRGSTTTYAALGRTVGIGPRVAGQLVARNPLCVVVPCHRVVASDGRLTGYAGGVDRKQALLRLEGALAEGATVVPKAPRPPEGSDPA, encoded by the coding sequence ATGACCGGCACGACCACGCTCGAACCCGCCTTGACGACGCCCGCCCCGGCCACACCGCCGCGCCGGCACGCCGTGCTGAGCACGGCGGTCGGGGAGCTGACGCTGGTGGCCGAGGGCGACGGCCTGGTGGGCGTCTACTTCGCCGAGCACCACCCGGCACCGGACCGCGACGGCTTCGGCGCGACCGTCGACCCCGCGGGCGACGCGGTCCTGGCGGCGGCGGCGCAGCAGCTGGGCGACTACGTCGACGGCCGACGGGACTCCTTCGACCTGCCGCTGCGGCCGGCCGGCAGCGAGCGGGCCCGTCAGGTGTGGGAGCTCGTGGCCGCGGTGCCGCGCGGCAGCACCACCACGTACGCGGCGCTCGGCCGGACCGTGGGCATCGGCCCGCGGGTCGCCGGCCAGCTCGTCGCCCGCAACCCGCTGTGCGTCGTCGTGCCGTGCCACCGGGTCGTCGCGTCCGACGGCCGGCTGACCGGGTACGCCGGGGGCGTCGACCGCAAGCAGGCGCTGCTGCGGCTCGAGGGGGCCCTGGCCGAGGGGGCGACGGTGGTCCCGAAGGCCCCGCGGCCGCCCGAGGGGTCGGACCCGGCGTGA
- a CDS encoding ChaB family protein has product MPEKGSEAERIEEERLPSTLERSDQKARDTYAETLASAEEQYGDGQRAHRTAWAAVKHTHEKVGDHWEPKDENGPSDAKAAGGLDTDAETKGGVDANATKEHLYELAQKADIEGRSTMSKDELVDALQKANDRATAKARQG; this is encoded by the coding sequence ATGCCGGAGAAGGGCAGCGAGGCCGAGCGCATCGAGGAGGAGCGGCTCCCGAGCACGCTGGAGCGCTCCGACCAGAAGGCCAGGGACACCTACGCCGAGACGCTGGCGTCGGCGGAGGAGCAGTACGGCGACGGCCAGCGGGCGCACCGCACCGCATGGGCGGCGGTCAAGCACACGCACGAGAAGGTCGGCGACCACTGGGAGCCCAAGGACGAGAACGGGCCCTCCGACGCCAAGGCGGCCGGCGGCCTCGACACCGACGCCGAGACCAAGGGCGGGGTGGACGCGAACGCCACCAAGGAGCACCTCTACGAGCTGGCGCAGAAGGCCGACATCGAGGGCCGCTCGACGATGAGCAAGGACGAGCTCGTGGACGCCCTGCAGAAGGCCAACGACCGGGCCACCGCGAAGGCTCGCCAGGGCTGA
- a CDS encoding anthranilate synthase component I family protein, with the protein MELRQVEVDVSDPLAAFVALRGLVGEEQVFLLESLAGPVADTRASLAGVTGLLEVQVHRSRVTFRGVPALVETATAALRAGGVTDGDGLLTSDAGLFDLPRVLDAAFDVERSPDRFGFGLLVFHGYDAVRYIERLPRLIDDPAEPAPDAVFALVRALVEIDLTEQTGRLTLATSPGWPELDLDAVVAALEVLPGSLPEASVPAPTSVSDDTTREEFVAHAEQALEHIRLGDIYQVQVGHAITVRTEADELTVYRRMRERNPSPYMSLLPIAGRVVVGASPELFLRLEGRTATMRPIAGTARRSGDAARDELAVERLLSDPKERAEHVMLVDLCRNDMGRVSVPGSVSVDDFMVIEAYSHLFHIVSSVSSQVRAEHDVYDLIRASFPAGTMTGAPKVRAMEIIEELETSRRGLYAGSFGLIGFGGWTILGLAIRMTVRTGSGANGAYVLRASAGVVADSTPDGEWAETLTKMGAAYWAVAGEELVP; encoded by the coding sequence GTGGAGCTGCGGCAGGTCGAGGTCGACGTCTCCGACCCGCTGGCGGCCTTCGTCGCGCTGCGCGGCCTGGTGGGAGAGGAGCAGGTCTTCCTGCTCGAGTCCCTGGCCGGGCCGGTCGCCGACACCCGCGCCTCGCTCGCCGGGGTGACCGGGCTGCTCGAGGTCCAGGTCCACCGCTCGCGGGTGACGTTCCGCGGGGTGCCGGCGCTGGTCGAGACCGCGACCGCGGCGCTCCGGGCCGGCGGCGTGACCGACGGCGACGGCCTCCTCACCAGCGACGCGGGGTTGTTCGACCTGCCGCGCGTGCTCGACGCGGCGTTCGACGTGGAGCGCAGCCCGGACCGCTTCGGCTTCGGACTGCTCGTGTTCCACGGCTACGACGCGGTGCGCTACATCGAGCGCCTGCCGCGGCTCATCGACGACCCCGCCGAACCCGCACCCGACGCCGTCTTCGCGCTGGTCCGCGCACTCGTCGAGATCGACCTGACCGAGCAGACCGGGCGCCTCACCCTGGCCACCAGCCCCGGCTGGCCCGAGCTCGACCTCGACGCCGTGGTCGCGGCCCTCGAGGTGCTGCCCGGGTCGCTGCCGGAGGCGAGCGTGCCCGCACCGACCTCCGTCTCCGACGACACCACCCGCGAGGAGTTCGTCGCCCACGCCGAGCAGGCGCTCGAGCACATCCGCCTCGGCGACATCTACCAGGTGCAGGTGGGCCACGCGATCACCGTGCGCACGGAGGCCGACGAGCTGACCGTCTACCGCCGCATGCGCGAGCGCAACCCGAGCCCGTACATGAGCCTGCTGCCGATCGCGGGCCGCGTCGTGGTCGGGGCCAGCCCCGAGCTGTTCCTGCGGCTCGAGGGCCGCACGGCGACCATGCGCCCGATCGCCGGCACCGCGCGTCGCAGCGGTGACGCCGCCCGCGACGAGCTCGCCGTCGAGCGGCTGCTGTCGGACCCCAAGGAGCGCGCCGAGCACGTCATGCTCGTCGACCTCTGCCGCAACGACATGGGCCGCGTCTCGGTGCCCGGCTCGGTGTCGGTCGACGACTTCATGGTCATCGAGGCCTACAGCCACCTCTTCCACATCGTCTCCAGCGTCAGCTCGCAGGTGCGCGCGGAGCACGACGTCTACGACCTGATCCGGGCCAGCTTCCCGGCCGGCACGATGACGGGAGCGCCCAAGGTCCGGGCGATGGAGATCATCGAGGAGCTGGAGACGAGCCGGCGCGGCCTCTACGCCGGATCATTCGGCTTGATCGGCTTCGGCGGCTGGACCATCCTGGGGCTGGCCATCCGGATGACCGTGCGCACGGGCTCCGGTGCCAACGGCGCGTACGTGCTGCGCGCCTCGGCCGGGGTGGTCGCCGACTCCACGCCGGACGGCGAGTGGGCGGAGACGCTGACCAAGATGGGCGCCGCCTACTGGGCGGTCGCCGGAGAGGAGCTCGTGCCGTGA
- a CDS encoding anthranilate synthase component II: MKVVLIDAFDSFVYIIEQYLAELGAEPVVIRSDPGNSDRVRDLAPDVLVLGPGPGHPLDSGHVELVREFAGEVPLLGVCLGHQAIGAAYGATVSPAAHIMHGKTSTLDHDGRGMFRGADRDQVVTRYHSLVVEDSTLPNQLEVSARSRDDGYIMGLRHRELPVESVQFHPESITTQSGIGLFRSFLETYVGERTGEEPLHPRDPSRTP; the protein is encoded by the coding sequence GTGAAGGTCGTCCTCATCGACGCGTTCGACAGCTTCGTCTACATCATCGAGCAGTACCTCGCCGAGCTCGGCGCCGAGCCGGTCGTGATCCGCTCCGACCCCGGCAACAGCGACCGCGTCCGCGACCTCGCGCCCGACGTGCTGGTCCTCGGCCCCGGCCCCGGCCACCCGCTGGACTCCGGCCACGTCGAGCTGGTGCGCGAGTTCGCCGGCGAGGTGCCGCTGCTCGGGGTCTGCCTCGGCCACCAGGCGATCGGGGCCGCGTACGGCGCCACCGTCAGCCCGGCGGCGCACATCATGCACGGCAAGACGAGCACGCTCGACCACGATGGGCGCGGCATGTTCCGCGGCGCCGACCGCGACCAGGTCGTCACGCGCTACCACTCCCTGGTGGTGGAGGACTCGACGCTGCCGAACCAGCTCGAGGTGAGCGCCCGCAGCCGCGACGACGGCTACATCATGGGGCTGCGGCACCGCGAGCTCCCGGTCGAGTCGGTGCAGTTCCACCCCGAGTCGATCACCACGCAGTCGGGCATCGGGCTGTTCCGCTCGTTCCTGGAGACGTACGTGGGCGAGCGGACCGGCGAGGAGCCGCTGCACCCGCGCGACCCCTCGCGGACGCCCTGA
- a CDS encoding DEAD/DEAH box helicase, with translation MSTAAAGAGASLADLVPAEPGPDATYEAFTGWLESRGLTPYAHQTDALIELVSGANVILSTPTGSGKSLVATGAEFATLANGGRTFYTAPIKALVSEKFFDAVATFGHERVGMMTGDASVNPTAPIICCTAEILANLALRQGAAADVACVVMDEFHYYGDASRGWAWQVPLIELPNAQFLLMSATLGDVSRFESELTRRTGRPTTTISSVERPVPLHHRYVTTTLHETVEELLGTHEAPVYVVHASRAAAVEQAQALTSLKISSREEKDQIAALIADFRFSAGFGKVVSRLVRQGIGVHHAGMLPKYRRLVERLAQAGLLKVICGTDTLGVGINVPIRTVLIASLSKYDGTRARLMSAREFHQVAGRAGRAGFDTSGQVVVQAPDHVVANEKALAKAGDDPKKRRKVVRKKPPEGTVGYGLPTFERLVSAPPEPLTSHFKVTHAMVLDVVARPGDCWAGMRHLLLDNDDAPAARRGHVSRALSIYRGLRESGVVEQLPEPDDEGRTARLTVDLQRDFALNQPLSPFALAALDLLDPDAETYALDVVSVIEATLEDPRPILMGQRDRARREAIDAMKAEGIEYEERVVLIEDVTWPRPLAEVLEVAFAAYAKSNPWVLDEKLSPKSVVRELFSEAMTFSEFVARYGLARSEGLVLRYLSDAYKALRQTVPEERRTEPLTDLVVWLGELVRQVDSSLLEEWERLSHPEQADPGALVDAALEAPPPVTGNARAFRVLVRNALFRRVELAARRQWWPLGELDGDDGWDADRWAAAFEPYFAEHAAILTGADARGPALFEVREEPGRWRVRQVVDDPEGDHDWAVSATVDLAASDEAGEAVVRVDTVERLQGFTSD, from the coding sequence CTGAGCACGGCGGCGGCGGGCGCCGGGGCGTCGCTCGCCGACCTGGTCCCCGCCGAGCCCGGCCCGGACGCCACCTACGAGGCGTTCACCGGCTGGCTGGAGAGCCGGGGGCTGACGCCGTACGCGCACCAGACCGACGCGCTCATCGAGCTGGTCAGCGGCGCGAACGTGATCCTCTCGACCCCGACCGGTTCGGGGAAGTCGCTGGTCGCCACGGGCGCTGAGTTCGCGACGCTCGCCAACGGCGGGCGCACCTTCTACACCGCGCCGATCAAGGCGCTGGTGAGCGAGAAGTTCTTCGACGCCGTCGCCACCTTCGGCCACGAGCGCGTCGGGATGATGACCGGCGACGCGAGCGTCAACCCGACCGCGCCGATCATCTGCTGCACCGCCGAGATCCTCGCCAACCTGGCGCTGCGCCAGGGCGCGGCCGCCGACGTCGCGTGCGTGGTCATGGACGAGTTCCACTACTACGGCGACGCGTCGCGCGGGTGGGCCTGGCAGGTGCCGCTGATCGAGCTGCCGAACGCGCAGTTCCTGCTGATGAGCGCCACGCTCGGCGACGTGAGCCGGTTCGAGTCCGAGCTGACGCGGCGCACCGGCCGGCCGACGACGACGATCAGCTCGGTCGAGCGTCCCGTCCCGCTGCACCACCGCTACGTCACCACGACGCTGCACGAGACCGTCGAGGAGCTGCTGGGCACGCACGAGGCGCCGGTCTACGTCGTGCACGCCAGCCGGGCGGCCGCGGTCGAGCAGGCCCAGGCGCTGACCAGCCTCAAGATCAGCAGCCGCGAGGAGAAGGACCAGATCGCCGCGCTGATCGCCGACTTCCGCTTCAGCGCGGGCTTCGGCAAGGTCGTCTCCCGCCTGGTCCGGCAGGGGATCGGCGTCCACCACGCGGGGATGCTGCCCAAGTACCGCCGCCTCGTCGAGCGCCTCGCCCAGGCCGGGCTGCTCAAGGTCATCTGCGGCACCGACACCCTCGGCGTCGGCATCAACGTGCCGATCCGCACGGTGCTGATCGCCTCGCTGAGCAAGTACGACGGGACGCGGGCGCGGCTGATGTCGGCGCGCGAGTTCCACCAGGTCGCGGGGCGTGCGGGCCGGGCCGGCTTCGACACCAGCGGCCAGGTCGTGGTGCAGGCGCCGGACCACGTCGTGGCCAACGAGAAGGCCCTGGCCAAGGCCGGCGACGACCCCAAGAAGCGTCGCAAGGTCGTGCGCAAGAAGCCGCCGGAGGGCACCGTCGGCTACGGCCTGCCCACCTTCGAGCGCCTCGTCTCCGCGCCCCCGGAACCGCTCACGTCCCACTTCAAGGTCACGCACGCGATGGTGCTCGACGTCGTCGCGCGCCCGGGCGACTGCTGGGCCGGCATGCGCCACCTGCTGCTCGACAACGACGACGCACCGGCCGCCCGGCGCGGGCACGTCTCGCGCGCGCTGTCGATCTACCGCGGCCTGCGCGAGTCGGGCGTGGTCGAGCAGCTGCCCGAGCCGGACGACGAGGGCCGGACCGCGCGGCTGACCGTCGACCTGCAGCGCGACTTCGCGCTCAACCAGCCGCTCTCGCCCTTCGCGCTCGCCGCCCTCGACCTGCTCGACCCCGACGCCGAGACGTACGCCCTCGACGTCGTGTCCGTCATCGAGGCGACGCTGGAGGATCCGCGGCCGATCCTGATGGGCCAGCGGGACCGCGCACGGCGCGAGGCGATCGACGCGATGAAGGCCGAGGGCATCGAGTACGAGGAGCGGGTCGTCCTCATCGAGGACGTCACCTGGCCCCGCCCGCTGGCCGAGGTGCTCGAGGTGGCCTTCGCCGCGTACGCGAAGAGCAACCCGTGGGTGCTCGACGAGAAGCTGTCGCCGAAGTCGGTGGTGCGGGAGCTGTTCAGCGAGGCGATGACCTTCTCCGAGTTCGTCGCCCGCTACGGGCTCGCGCGCTCCGAGGGGCTGGTGCTGCGTTACCTGTCGGACGCGTACAAGGCGCTGCGCCAGACCGTGCCCGAGGAGCGTCGGACCGAGCCGCTGACCGACCTCGTGGTCTGGCTCGGCGAGCTGGTGCGCCAGGTGGACTCGAGCCTGCTCGAGGAGTGGGAGCGGCTGTCCCACCCGGAGCAGGCCGATCCCGGGGCGCTCGTGGACGCAGCCCTCGAGGCGCCGCCGCCCGTGACCGGGAACGCGCGGGCCTTCCGCGTGCTGGTGCGCAACGCGCTGTTCCGTCGCGTCGAGCTGGCCGCGCGGCGGCAGTGGTGGCCGCTGGGCGAGCTGGACGGCGACGACGGCTGGGACGCCGACCGCTGGGCGGCCGCCTTCGAGCCCTACTTCGCCGAGCACGCGGCGATCCTGACCGGCGCGGACGCGCGCGGTCCGGCGCTGTTCGAGGTGCGCGAGGAGCCCGGCCGCTGGCGGGTGCGCCAGGTCGTGGACGACCCCGAGGGCGACCACGACTGGGCGGTCAGCGCGACCGTCGACCTCGCGGCGAGCGACGAGGCCGGCGAGGCGGTCGTCCGCGTCGACACGGTCGAGCGGCTGCAGGGCTTCACCTCCGACTGA
- a CDS encoding DUF1905 domain-containing protein → MDREFEGVLFEWRGPAPFHFVAVPEDVADDLREIAPLVSYGWGMVPARVSTGSSSWETALWPKDGGYVVPVRDRFRRAERLEVGRPVTLRVEVGPGGP, encoded by the coding sequence ATGGACCGGGAGTTCGAGGGCGTGCTCTTCGAGTGGCGCGGACCGGCGCCGTTCCACTTCGTCGCGGTGCCCGAGGACGTGGCCGACGACCTCCGGGAGATCGCGCCGCTCGTCAGCTACGGCTGGGGCATGGTGCCGGCGCGGGTGAGCACCGGCTCGAGCAGCTGGGAGACCGCGCTCTGGCCCAAGGACGGCGGCTACGTCGTGCCGGTCCGGGACCGCTTCCGACGCGCGGAGCGCCTGGAGGTCGGCCGGCCCGTCACCCTGCGCGTCGAGGTCGGGCCCGGCGGGCCCTGA